TCCCACCAATAGCGTAGGCTGGTGGGGTGGCGCTCATCCCTTTGGCTTACTTTCCTGGTCGGTAGTTCATAATGGAGAAATCTCTTCATACGGCATCAATCGTCGCTATCTGCAAAATTTTGGTTATTATTGTAATCTCCAGACGGATACCGAGGTCATAGCTTACCTGGTGGATCTTTTTGTAAGAAAACAGGGTGTTCCAATGTCGTACCTTGGTGCCATTTTTGCTAGTCCCTTCTGGGTGCAGATAGAACGCATGGAAGAACCTCAGAAAAGCTTTTATCGCGCTATGAGAATCAATTTTGGTGGGGCTCTTTTGAACGGTCCTTTCAGCATTATCGTGGGTTTTGATGGGGGAATGTTTGGGATGGTGGACCGAATCAAGCTACGCCCCATGGTTGCTGCTTGGAAGGGTGCTACTTTTTATCTTTCCAGCGAAGAGTGTGCTATCAGGGAAATCCAGCCTGATCTGGATCTGGTGGTACCCTTGCGAGCTGGAGAGGTTATTCTTGGTAAGGTGGGTGAAGAATCGTTATATGGCCAAAAGCTTGCTGTTTCCTGAATTTAAGGTCGTTCGTGATAGCTCAAGGTGCATTGACTGTCAGGTATGTGTACGCCAGTGTGCTAACGATGTGCATCTTTTTGATGAGGAAGAAGAAAAGGTTTTTAGTGAAGAAGAAAAATGCGTTGGTTGCCAGAGATGTGTAACTTTGTGCCCCACCAATGCATTGCAGGTAGTAAGAAGAGAAGAGGGTTTTCGCCAGAACGCCAACTGGAGTACTGCCCATTTGAGGAATCTCTATAAACAAGCTGAAACAGGTGGAGTTTTGCTCACAGGCATGGGTTGTGACCAGCCCTACAAGATTTACTGGGATCACCTGCTCCTCAATGCCAGTCAGGTTACCAACCCCTCCATAGATCCTCTGCGAGAACCCATAGAGATCAAAACGTTTTTAGGTAAAAAGGAGGACTATCTCGACGTTGACTGGAGTCTTGACCAGCCAATCCTGAAGACGAAGCTTGCTCCACAACTGGAGCTTGAGGTTCCAGTTCTTTTTTCAGCCATGTCCTATGGTTCAATTAGCTATAATGCTTTTCGTTCGCTGGTTGAAGCAGCTTGGGAAGCTGGTACTTACTGTAACAGTGGTGAAGGTGGTCTACACCCTGATTTTTATCCTTTTGGAGACCACATTATAGTTCAGGTGGCTTCAGGGCGCTTTGGAGTCCACAGGGATTACTTGAGAGTTGCCAAAGCCGTGGAAATCAAAATAGGCCAGGGAGCCAAACCCGGTATAGGGGGACATCTTCCCGGAGAGAAAGTTACTGAACAGATATCCCGGACTCGCAAAATCCCTGTAGGTAGTGATGCTATTTCCCCTGCACCGCACCATGATATTTATTCTATAGAAGACCTGCAAAGGCTGATTTTTGCTATTAAAGAAGCTACGAATTATGAAAAACCTGTGTTTGTGAAAATAGCTGCCGTGCACAATGTGGCTGCTATTGCTTCTGGTATTGTACGCGCTGGGGCTGATGTGGTGGCTATTGATGGTATTCGGGGTGGTACAGGAGCAGCTCCTCAGGTGATAAGGGATAACGTGGGGATTCCTATAGAACTTGCTTTGGCTCAGGTAGATGAGAGATTGCGTGTAGAAGGCATTCGCCAGAGAGCCTCAGTGGTTATTGCGGGAGGGATAAGATCCAGTGCTGATGTGATTAAGGCTATTGCTCTGGGAGCAGACGCTGTTTACATTGGTACCGCTGCTCTGGTAGCTATGGGTTGCCATCTTTGCCAAAAGTGTTACACCGGGAAATGTAACTGGGGAATAGCCACCCAGGATCCCTATCTGACCAAGCGTTTGAATCCCAATATAGGCAAGCGCAGGTTGGTTAATTTGTTGCGTGCCTGGGCTTTTGAAATTAAGGAAATGTTGGGTGGCATGGGTATAAACGCTATAGAAAGTCTACGGGGCAACCGAGAACATCTTCGGGCGGTAGGACTTACTCGGGAAGAAATGAAAATATTAGGAGTGAAACCTGCTGGTGAGGGATGGTAAGGTGAAGAAAATTCACATTCATGAAGAGTACTGCATTGGTTGTCGCATATGTGAAATTATGTGTCTGGTGAAGCATTCTCGGAGTGGCAAAATAATAAAGGCTTTTAAAGAAGAACCTCGGCCTTTACCCCGAGTAAGGGTTGAAGAAAAAGAGTATATTTCCTTTGCCCTCCAGTGCAGGCACTGTGAAGAAGCGCGGTGCATAGAGAACTGTATGACTGGTGCCATGTATCGCGATGAGGAAGGCGTTGTGCGTTGCGATGAGGAAAAGTGTGTAGGTTGTTGGATGTGTATTATGAGCTGTCCTTTTGGGGCAGTGACAAGAGAAAAAGGAGAAAAAAAAGTTGCCAGTAAATGTGACCTCTGTGCTGGAGAAAAATTGCCAGTTTGTGTGGCAAATTGTCCTAATGAGGCGTTGACTTATGAGTAAGGGAGACTTGAGAACGAAATATCTTTTAGTAGGTTTTTCGGTAGCATCCTGGTGGGCTGCTAAGGCGATTCTGGATTTAGAAAAAGACGCTGAGATTGTGGCTTTGAGTGAAGAAAAAGAGTGCTACTCAAGGCCTCTGATTACCTACGCTCTTGGTTCAAAGAGTGAAGGGGTTGCCTATCATGGCCAGGTACTGAAAGAAGTACTAAATTCTGTTGCTGTTCTTTGGGATACCAGAGCAGTGAAATTGTGGCCAGAACAGAAGAAAGTAGAACTCTCGGATGGGAGAAATGTAAGTTTCGATAAGGCGTTTATCGGAGTAGGGGGTGTTCCCATTCTTCCGCCTATCCCCGGGATAGACCTTCCGGGAGTTTTTACCTTCACCAGAAAGAAAGACATGGAACTTTTGCGTTCCTATCTCAAAGAATTTGGTTTGAAAAAGGTGCTGGTTCTGGGAGGAGGTTTCATCGGTTTAAAGACTTGTGAGGCACTCCTGGAAATGGGTCTTGAGTTGACTCTGGTGGAACTTGCGCCTCGCTTACTTTCTAACATGCTTGATGAAGAGGGCTCTTCTTATCTTGAAGAGGCGCTCAGAAATGCTGGATTGAAGGTTATTAAAGAAAATACTGTTTCTGAGTTCAGAGCAGTGCGTAATCGTCTTGGGGAAGTTGTTTTGCAGAGTGGAGAAAGGTTATCTGAAGAAGTAGCAATCGTTGCCATTGGAGTAAGACCTAACGTTGATTGGTTGTCTGGTTCAGGGGTTGAAATTGATAGGGGAATTGTGGTTGATGAATTTCAGATGACTTCTCGAGAAGATGTTTATGCAGGTGGAGATTGTGCCCAGACTAAGAATGCTCTTACAG
This portion of the Thermatribacter velox genome encodes:
- a CDS encoding glutamate synthase-related protein produces the protein MAKSLLFPEFKVVRDSSRCIDCQVCVRQCANDVHLFDEEEEKVFSEEEKCVGCQRCVTLCPTNALQVVRREEGFRQNANWSTAHLRNLYKQAETGGVLLTGMGCDQPYKIYWDHLLLNASQVTNPSIDPLREPIEIKTFLGKKEDYLDVDWSLDQPILKTKLAPQLELEVPVLFSAMSYGSISYNAFRSLVEAAWEAGTYCNSGEGGLHPDFYPFGDHIIVQVASGRFGVHRDYLRVAKAVEIKIGQGAKPGIGGHLPGEKVTEQISRTRKIPVGSDAISPAPHHDIYSIEDLQRLIFAIKEATNYEKPVFVKIAAVHNVAAIASGIVRAGADVVAIDGIRGGTGAAPQVIRDNVGIPIELALAQVDERLRVEGIRQRASVVIAGGIRSSADVIKAIALGADAVYIGTAALVAMGCHLCQKCYTGKCNWGIATQDPYLTKRLNPNIGKRRLVNLLRAWAFEIKEMLGGMGINAIESLRGNREHLRAVGLTREEMKILGVKPAGEGW
- a CDS encoding 4Fe-4S dicluster domain-containing protein, with protein sequence MKKIHIHEEYCIGCRICEIMCLVKHSRSGKIIKAFKEEPRPLPRVRVEEKEYISFALQCRHCEEARCIENCMTGAMYRDEEGVVRCDEEKCVGCWMCIMSCPFGAVTREKGEKKVASKCDLCAGEKLPVCVANCPNEALTYE
- a CDS encoding NAD(P)/FAD-dependent oxidoreductase, producing MSKGDLRTKYLLVGFSVASWWAAKAILDLEKDAEIVALSEEKECYSRPLITYALGSKSEGVAYHGQVLKEVLNSVAVLWDTRAVKLWPEQKKVELSDGRNVSFDKAFIGVGGVPILPPIPGIDLPGVFTFTRKKDMELLRSYLKEFGLKKVLVLGGGFIGLKTCEALLEMGLELTLVELAPRLLSNMLDEEGSSYLEEALRNAGLKVIKENTVSEFRAVRNRLGEVVLQSGERLSEEVAIVAIGVRPNVDWLSGSGVEIDRGIVVDEFQMTSREDVYAGGDCAQTKNALTGEYGVVAIWPEAVAQSRVAGSNMAGKQVRYPGSIPMNSLEFGGMALVSAGLVNPRDARGFEVLVRKEKGIYKKIVLKDDRVVGIVLVGDIEKAGLFVYMMREQIPVTDFKDQLLAENFGLVSLPKNYRKHMVEGAGIEV
- a CDS encoding glutamine amidotransferase family protein; translated protein: MKEVCRVPSGCAVVGILNRDGKLIDGEAIIKSIAVMHERSNGLGGGFAAYGIYPQYAELYAFHVLYDNRNRRGDVENLLREVFVIEHQESIPLREIKEITDYPYFERYFLRFRGNSSSEEDEVVKVVMKINAGIDGAYVISSGKNMGIFKGVGYPEDVGRLFRLEEYKGYCWIAHGRFPTNSVGWWGGAHPFGLLSWSVVHNGEISSYGINRRYLQNFGYYCNLQTDTEVIAYLVDLFVRKQGVPMSYLGAIFASPFWVQIERMEEPQKSFYRAMRINFGGALLNGPFSIIVGFDGGMFGMVDRIKLRPMVAAWKGATFYLSSEECAIREIQPDLDLVVPLRAGEVILGKVGEESLYGQKLAVS